Proteins from a genomic interval of Clostridium sp. 'deep sea':
- the deoC gene encoding deoxyribose-phosphate aldolase, whose amino-acid sequence MKLNNFIDHTFLKATGTKDVIKNLCEEAKQYKFKAVCVNPMWVKYASELLNNTDVEVATVIGFPLGATTTAAKVAETKQAIADGATEIDVVLSIGKLLDGDFDHVKQDLTEVVKASASYPVKVIIEAALLNKDQKIKACELSKEAGAAYVKTSTGFSTGGATVEDVALMRKVVGASLGVKASGGVRNVEQAKQMIKAGATRIGTSSGIKMVTE is encoded by the coding sequence ATGAAATTAAACAATTTTATTGATCACACTTTTTTAAAAGCTACAGGCACAAAAGATGTAATTAAGAACTTATGTGAAGAGGCAAAGCAATATAAGTTTAAGGCTGTATGTGTTAATCCAATGTGGGTAAAATATGCTTCTGAGTTGCTTAATAATACCGATGTTGAAGTGGCTACAGTGATTGGTTTTCCGTTAGGTGCTACTACAACTGCTGCTAAAGTGGCTGAAACAAAACAGGCAATAGCAGATGGTGCTACAGAGATAGATGTAGTATTAAGTATTGGGAAACTCTTAGATGGTGATTTTGATCACGTGAAACAGGATTTAACTGAAGTCGTTAAAGCATCAGCTTCATATCCAGTAAAGGTAATTATTGAGGCAGCATTGTTAAATAAAGATCAAAAAATTAAAGCTTGTGAATTATCTAAAGAGGCTGGAGCAGCTTATGTTAAAACATCTACAGGGTTCTCAACTGGTGGAGCAACTGTAGAAGATGTTGCTTTAATGAGAAAAGTGGTTGGTGCAAGCTTAGGTGTTAAAGCCTCTGGTGGGGTTCGTAATGTAGAGCAAGCTAAACAGATGATAAAAGCTGGAGCTACAAGAATAGGAACTAGCTCAGGCATAAAAATGGTAACAGAATAA
- the recO gene encoding DNA repair protein RecO: protein MNNLKAIVLKAEKRNEHDYLLVCLTEELGKIYVLAPRGAIKNNPLKSYCQVLCNGLINVRKCKYSDNLYYLNQAEILNNYKLIKQNELKLASAGYLTNTIADLVDITEKDNFSFYLLTGFLNALNLLKTDNEINFLHCYILIKVIEHHGIACNPKYCGNCGDKLFNKNIYLSADKGLFLCDKCKTSNSKLIQNDFSTIWSNLANINLAQNKWFDIPKNFIIDLEYYLKILIGKEQNGATYLKLIRGY from the coding sequence GTGAATAATTTAAAAGCAATAGTGCTAAAAGCTGAAAAACGAAATGAGCATGATTATTTACTAGTTTGTTTAACTGAAGAGCTTGGTAAAATTTATGTATTAGCACCAAGAGGAGCAATTAAAAATAATCCTCTAAAATCATACTGCCAAGTTCTTTGTAATGGACTTATTAATGTAAGAAAGTGTAAATACTCTGATAACCTTTATTATTTAAATCAAGCAGAGATATTAAATAACTATAAGCTAATAAAGCAAAATGAGCTAAAACTAGCCTCTGCAGGCTACCTAACAAATACTATTGCAGACTTAGTTGATATAACCGAAAAAGATAACTTTAGTTTTTATTTGTTAACCGGATTTTTAAACGCCTTAAACTTACTTAAAACAGATAATGAGATTAATTTTTTACATTGTTATATTCTTATAAAAGTTATAGAACATCATGGAATAGCATGTAATCCAAAATACTGTGGTAATTGTGGTGATAAATTATTTAACAAAAATATTTATTTAAGTGCAGATAAAGGGTTATTTTTATGTGATAAATGTAAAACTAGTAATAGTAAACTTATACAGAATGATTTTAGCACTATTTGGAGTAACCTTGCTAATATTAACTTGGCTCAAAACAAATGGTTTGATATTCCAAAAAACTTTATAATTGATCTTGAATACTACTTAAAAATTTTAATTGGAAAAGAGCAAAATGGGGCTACCTATTTAAAATTGATAAGGGGATATTAA
- a CDS encoding DUF4342 domain-containing protein: MTNLTLDKIDLVRERTGASYQQAVELLTENEGNVIEAIISYENSNLTEDKINNNFSKKIENIEVSGGKLVEKVKSLLHEGNVTRISIKKDDEIVLNIPVNFGIAAVVLAPFLSVLAGIAAVATSCTIIIERK, translated from the coding sequence ATGACTAATTTAACACTCGATAAAATTGATTTAGTTAGAGAAAGAACTGGGGCTTCTTATCAGCAGGCTGTAGAATTACTTACTGAGAATGAAGGAAATGTGATAGAAGCAATTATTTCGTACGAAAATAGCAACCTCACTGAAGATAAAATAAATAACAATTTTAGTAAAAAAATTGAAAACATTGAGGTGTCTGGTGGTAAGCTAGTAGAAAAAGTTAAAAGCCTACTTCACGAAGGTAATGTTACCAGAATATCTATTAAAAAAGACGATGAAATTGTATTAAATATTCCAGTTAACTTTGGTATAGCTGCCGTTGTGTTAGCTCCATTTTTATCTGTATTGGCTGGCATTGCAGCTGTAGCAACATCATGTACAATAATAATTGAAAGAAAATAA
- a CDS encoding helix-turn-helix transcriptional regulator yields the protein MISIVKRNGPIKGEDIADNLDLSRAALRADLAILTMTGYLEARPRVGYMYSGKTVNSLIADRVKQTKVGEIKSVPVVVNSNQSIYDAVVTIFLEDVGTLFVINNDGFLEGVVSRKDLLKSMLGNSNLDKIPISIIMTRMPNVHVTTETESVWEAARKITEYEIDSLPVIREVENDLYKSYKVIGRISKTTITKLFVELGCR from the coding sequence ATAATTTCTATTGTAAAGAGAAATGGCCCAATAAAGGGTGAAGATATTGCCGATAATTTAGACTTATCTAGAGCTGCATTGCGTGCTGATTTAGCTATTTTAACTATGACAGGTTATTTAGAAGCTAGACCACGCGTGGGTTATATGTATTCGGGTAAAACTGTTAACTCACTTATTGCAGATAGAGTTAAACAAACTAAGGTTGGTGAAATTAAGTCTGTACCTGTTGTTGTAAATAGTAATCAAAGTATTTATGACGCAGTGGTAACAATATTTTTAGAGGATGTAGGAACGTTATTTGTAATTAATAATGATGGATTCCTAGAGGGTGTTGTTTCACGAAAAGACTTACTTAAATCTATGCTTGGTAATTCAAATTTAGATAAAATCCCTATAAGTATAATTATGACAAGAATGCCCAATGTTCATGTTACAACAGAAACAGAATCTGTTTGGGAGGCTGCACGTAAAATTACAGAATATGAAATAGATAGTCTTCCTGTTATACGTGAAGTGGAAAATGATTTATATAAAAGCTATAAAGTAATAGGTAGAATTTCTAAAACAACTATTACAAAACTCTTTGTAGAATTAGGTTGCAGGTAA
- a CDS encoding pyruvate, water dikinase regulatory protein — MTNTCVIYVLSDSIGETGERVLRAAGSQFDGYDIVFRRFPYVTGEGVLRQILNEAAIEADIVAYTLVVPGLSHFLEQYSKDKKYKTIDILGPVIHTINSVVGWEPKNEPGLLHALDEEYYRQVEAVEFAVKYDDGKDPRGLLSADIILIGVSRTSKTPLSMYLAHRGYRVANVPLMPEVEPPEELFAVDKRKVIGLMIKPQVLTEIRCERLKALGLGRGASYADDNRIRNELDYAKVIMQNIGCPVIDVTHKAVEETASIIMELYKI, encoded by the coding sequence ATGACCAATACATGTGTTATCTATGTGTTATCTGATTCAATTGGTGAAACTGGCGAACGAGTTTTAAGGGCTGCTGGTAGCCAATTTGATGGTTATGACATAGTTTTTCGCCGATTTCCTTATGTAACAGGAGAAGGCGTATTAAGACAAATTTTAAATGAAGCAGCAATAGAGGCGGACATTGTGGCTTATACGTTAGTAGTTCCTGGTTTATCACATTTCTTAGAGCAGTATTCTAAAGATAAAAAGTATAAAACTATTGACATTTTGGGTCCTGTAATACATACTATAAACTCTGTTGTAGGATGGGAACCCAAAAATGAACCTGGTTTGTTACATGCACTTGATGAAGAGTACTATAGACAGGTAGAGGCCGTGGAATTTGCTGTTAAATATGATGATGGAAAAGATCCAAGAGGTCTATTAAGTGCAGATATAATTCTAATTGGAGTATCCAGAACATCAAAAACACCTTTAAGCATGTATTTGGCACATAGAGGGTACCGAGTAGCCAATGTTCCTTTAATGCCTGAAGTTGAGCCTCCAGAAGAACTTTTTGCAGTTGATAAACGCAAGGTTATAGGTTTAATGATAAAACCTCAGGTGCTAACAGAAATAAGATGTGAGAGGTTAAAGGCTTTAGGTTTAGGACGGGGTGCTAGTTATGCAGATGATAATAGAATTAGAAATGAACTTGACTATGCTAAAGTTATAATGCAAAACATAGGATGCCCTGTAATTGATGTTACTCATAAGGCTGTAGAAGAAACAGCAAGTATTATTATGGAATTGTATAAAATATAA
- a CDS encoding deoxyguanosinetriphosphate triphosphohydrolase, producing the protein MSIRQDYEKRELNNLSPQACAAIHSRGRRFPEEQCEIRTCFQRDRDRILHSKSFRRLKHKTQVFISPTGDHYRTRLTHTLEVSQIARTIGRALNLNEDLIEAIALGHDLGHTPFGHAGEEVLSSIMPCGFNHNEQSLRVIDVLSGGKGLNCTYEVRDGILNHTGPVKPFTLEGQIVKIADRIAYINHDIDDAIRGGVITSNMLPKEQIEILGDSHSKRINTMVTDIIYASKKSKEIIMSEKIFKAMDKLRDFMFDKVYIGSIAKTEEIKIREIIYKVYNYYISDTSKLPLEEQQRLSIEKDYVIVGDYISGMTDRYILKLYQLLFLPKPWPIFSL; encoded by the coding sequence ATGTCTATACGACAAGACTACGAAAAAAGAGAACTGAATAACTTATCACCACAAGCATGTGCAGCTATTCATAGCCGAGGACGACGTTTTCCTGAAGAACAATGTGAAATTCGAACCTGTTTTCAAAGAGATAGGGATAGAATTTTGCATAGCAAGTCTTTTAGAAGACTAAAACATAAAACTCAGGTATTTATTTCACCAACTGGTGATCATTACAGAACTCGTTTAACACATACTTTAGAGGTTTCCCAAATTGCTAGAACTATAGGTAGAGCACTTAACTTAAACGAGGATTTAATTGAGGCTATTGCTTTAGGCCATGATTTAGGCCACACACCATTTGGACATGCTGGTGAGGAAGTTTTAAGTAGTATAATGCCTTGTGGTTTTAACCATAATGAACAGAGTTTACGTGTAATAGATGTTTTATCTGGTGGTAAGGGTTTAAACTGTACGTATGAAGTTAGGGATGGTATTTTAAACCATACTGGCCCTGTAAAACCTTTTACCCTAGAGGGTCAAATTGTTAAAATTGCTGATAGGATTGCCTATATTAATCATGATATAGATGATGCTATTCGGGGTGGAGTAATTACCTCAAATATGTTACCAAAAGAGCAAATTGAAATACTTGGAGATTCTCATAGCAAACGTATTAATACAATGGTAACAGATATTATTTATGCTAGTAAAAAAAGCAAAGAAATAATAATGAGTGAAAAAATTTTTAAGGCAATGGATAAACTTAGAGACTTTATGTTCGATAAAGTATATATAGGTAGCATTGCAAAAACGGAAGAGATTAAGATAAGAGAGATAATTTATAAGGTATACAATTATTATATTAGTGATACTAGTAAATTACCTTTAGAAGAACAGCAAAGGCTTTCTATAGAAAAAGACTATGTTATTGTTGGTGATTATATTAGTGGAATGACAGATAGATATATTTTAAAGCTTTATCAGCTTCTATTTTTACCGAAGCCATGGCCGATATTTTCACTATAA
- the dnaG gene encoding DNA primase codes for MTFEGNDNVQNVRERVNIVDIISRYVTLEKSGKKYKALCPFHGEKTPSFYVDPSTGLYYCFGCQQGGDVFTFLMNIEGWNFVETLRFLADEYNVELVQSNVKYSRTDKLFKVNNMVLDFYIGQLQESNGKVALQYLQRRGFTLDTINEAQLGYACNGWANLVNYFRQQKIPLKIAYEIGLLSVSNNTANSEVRYYDKFRNRIIFPIKDILGRIVGFGGRTIGDGQPKYLNSPETTLYHKSKSLYGIYKAKSSIKDSKVAIIMEGYIDVLAAWQAGVTNAIATLGTSFTIEQAKLLKRYAETCVLCYDGDKAGLKATQKAVSMLRQVNMDVKVISLPDSLDPDDYIKKYGALEFKKQIMNNSGNAFDFLVITAEKKYNLNNNESKLQFAAELVSLISKVENHIEQAGYIARYAEKYNLDKKALELEVQRYKKNVATAYKRDTVNTNRNINNNSHKADKVRNAVNKKERKLLRLLINSRNEVAENIFSNSTHVTIYGLIQNTKWDTPKDLVAVCQSEKEKQILASILMIDEDYETEQELIQQLSNFKIERKITALRKKIKEVVSIGEDPSDLLKDFSKLERARAQLFKEDDLV; via the coding sequence ATGACCTTTGAAGGAAACGATAATGTCCAAAATGTAAGAGAGAGAGTAAATATAGTAGATATTATTTCTCGCTATGTAACTCTTGAAAAATCAGGGAAAAAATATAAAGCTTTATGTCCTTTTCATGGAGAAAAGACTCCATCTTTTTATGTTGACCCTAGTACAGGACTGTATTACTGTTTTGGATGTCAGCAGGGTGGAGATGTTTTTACCTTTTTGATGAATATTGAGGGGTGGAATTTTGTTGAAACTTTAAGGTTTTTAGCCGATGAATATAATGTTGAGTTAGTTCAAAGTAATGTTAAATATAGTAGAACAGACAAGCTATTTAAAGTTAACAATATGGTGCTTGATTTTTATATAGGTCAGCTGCAGGAATCTAATGGTAAAGTAGCCTTACAGTATTTGCAAAGAAGAGGTTTTACTCTGGATACCATAAATGAAGCACAACTAGGTTATGCTTGTAATGGTTGGGCAAACTTAGTAAATTATTTTAGACAGCAAAAAATTCCTTTAAAAATTGCCTATGAAATAGGACTGTTAAGTGTTAGTAATAATACAGCAAACAGCGAAGTAAGGTACTATGATAAGTTTAGAAATAGAATTATTTTTCCAATAAAAGACATCTTAGGTAGGATTGTTGGCTTTGGAGGTAGAACAATAGGTGATGGTCAACCTAAGTATTTAAACTCTCCTGAAACGACACTTTATCATAAGAGTAAGTCACTTTACGGCATATATAAGGCTAAGTCAAGTATAAAGGATTCAAAAGTGGCGATAATTATGGAAGGATACATTGATGTTTTAGCGGCATGGCAAGCAGGTGTAACAAATGCAATTGCTACCTTAGGAACATCATTTACAATTGAGCAAGCTAAGCTTTTAAAAAGATATGCTGAGACATGTGTGCTTTGTTACGATGGAGATAAAGCGGGATTGAAAGCAACCCAAAAGGCTGTGTCGATGTTAAGACAAGTAAACATGGATGTTAAGGTTATTTCTTTACCGGATAGTTTAGATCCTGATGACTATATTAAGAAGTATGGTGCACTAGAGTTTAAAAAACAAATAATGAATAATTCAGGAAATGCTTTTGACTTTTTAGTTATAACTGCTGAAAAGAAATATAACCTAAACAATAACGAAAGCAAACTTCAGTTTGCAGCAGAACTAGTAAGTTTAATATCTAAAGTAGAAAATCACATAGAACAAGCAGGATATATAGCTAGGTATGCAGAAAAATATAACTTGGACAAAAAAGCTTTAGAACTCGAAGTGCAACGTTATAAAAAAAACGTAGCAACTGCATATAAAAGAGATACTGTTAATACTAACAGAAATATAAATAATAACTCTCACAAGGCAGATAAAGTTCGTAATGCAGTGAACAAAAAAGAAAGGAAGTTGCTTCGGTTGTTAATAAACTCTCGTAACGAAGTGGCTGAGAATATTTTTTCTAATAGTACTCATGTGACTATTTATGGATTAATTCAAAACACTAAATGGGATACACCAAAAGACTTAGTTGCTGTATGTCAATCCGAAAAAGAAAAACAAATTCTTGCTAGTATTTTAATGATAGATGAGGATTATGAAACGGAACAAGAATTGATACAGCAATTGAGTAATTTTAAGATAGAGAGAAAAATAACAGCATTAAGAAAAAAAATAAAAGAGGTTGTAAGCATTGGTGAAGACCCAAGTGACTTATTGAAGGACTTTAGTAAACTTGAGAGAGCGCGAGCGCAGCTTTTTAAAGAAGATGATTTAGTATGA
- the rpoD gene encoding RNA polymerase sigma factor RpoD, with protein sequence MSGKNKNDIRKETIKELLDKGREKGSLTYDEITDALQDINLTVDQIEALYDDISELNIELVEEDAVEETPDEKKIISIKNDYLANIKTNDPVRMYLKEIGRVPLLTAKEEVELAKLMEDGNFSAKRKLVEANLRLVVSIAKRYVGRGMQFLDLIQEGNLGLMKAVEKFDYTKGYKFSTYATWWIRQAITRAIADQARTIRIPVHMVETINKLIRISRQLLQEIGRDPTPEEIGKKMGIPEEKVHEILKIAQEPVSLEIPIGEEEDSHLGDFIADDDAIAPADAAAYELLKDQLNEVLDTLTDREQKVLKLRFGLMDGRARTLEEVGKQFGVTRERIRQIEAKALRKLRHPSRSKQLKDFLE encoded by the coding sequence ATGAGCGGAAAGAATAAAAACGACATACGTAAAGAAACTATAAAAGAGCTTCTAGATAAAGGTCGTGAAAAAGGTAGCCTTACTTATGATGAAATTACAGATGCATTGCAAGATATTAATTTGACAGTAGATCAAATTGAAGCATTGTATGATGATATATCTGAATTAAACATCGAGTTAGTTGAGGAAGATGCAGTAGAGGAAACTCCAGATGAAAAAAAGATTATCTCTATTAAAAATGATTATCTTGCTAACATAAAAACCAATGATCCTGTAAGAATGTATTTAAAGGAAATTGGAAGAGTTCCTCTCTTAACAGCTAAAGAAGAAGTTGAGCTAGCAAAATTGATGGAAGATGGTAATTTTTCAGCGAAGAGAAAGCTAGTTGAGGCTAACTTAAGATTAGTTGTTAGTATTGCAAAAAGATATGTAGGAAGAGGCATGCAGTTTTTAGATTTAATTCAAGAAGGAAACTTGGGTTTAATGAAGGCTGTTGAGAAATTTGATTATACTAAAGGATATAAATTCAGTACTTATGCAACATGGTGGATAAGACAAGCCATAACAAGAGCTATTGCAGATCAAGCAAGAACGATAAGAATTCCAGTTCATATGGTAGAAACAATCAATAAGCTTATTCGAATTTCCAGACAACTCTTACAAGAGATTGGTAGAGACCCTACCCCTGAAGAAATTGGTAAAAAAATGGGGATACCAGAAGAGAAGGTTCACGAAATACTTAAAATTGCTCAGGAGCCTGTGTCTTTAGAAATTCCAATTGGAGAAGAGGAAGATTCTCATTTGGGAGACTTTATAGCAGATGATGATGCTATTGCTCCTGCTGATGCTGCAGCTTACGAACTATTAAAGGATCAATTAAACGAGGTTTTAGATACCCTTACGGATCGCGAGCAAAAGGTATTAAAACTAAGATTTGGTCTTATGGATGGTAGAGCTAGAACACTAGAAGAAGTTGGAAAACAATTTGGTGTTACTAGAGAGAGAATTCGCCAAATAGAAGCCAAAGCCTTAAGGAAACTGCGTCATCCAAGTAGAAGTAAACAGTTAAAAGATTTTTTAGAGTAA
- the carA gene encoding glutamine-hydrolyzing carbamoyl-phosphate synthase small subunit, translated as MKQAKLILEDGTIFYGENFGFTGDTDGEVVFNTCMTGYQEIITDPSYRNQIVTLTYPLIGNYGFTEHDKESLQPQIKGLIVKKICHDPSNFRSECEIAEYLQKNEIVAISNIDTRALTKKLRNKGTMKGLITSKSLSKQEIEAEIAKLRIKSSTDLVAEVTTKTKYKMGSGDKKVVILDCGMKRNIARSLVERGCEVTVVPAHTTSQDILNMNPHGIILSNGPGDPEDVPYVINTVKDLLGKKPIFGICLGHQVLGLACGAKTYKLKFGHRGGNHPVKDFTNNRIYITSQNHGYAIIDNSLNNTDLEITHVNLTDNTVEGVSHKIYEAFSVQYHPEAAPGPEDSKYLFDKFVAMLKK; from the coding sequence GTGAAACAAGCCAAGCTTATACTTGAAGATGGAACAATATTTTATGGAGAAAACTTTGGATTCACTGGCGATACAGATGGAGAGGTTGTTTTTAATACCTGTATGACAGGGTATCAAGAAATAATTACAGATCCCTCTTACCGCAATCAAATAGTTACATTAACATACCCTCTTATAGGCAACTATGGATTTACAGAACATGATAAAGAATCATTACAGCCTCAAATAAAAGGCTTAATAGTTAAGAAAATATGCCATGATCCTAGTAACTTTAGGTCTGAATGTGAGATTGCTGAGTACTTGCAAAAAAACGAAATAGTTGCAATTAGCAATATAGATACTAGAGCTTTAACTAAAAAATTACGCAATAAAGGTACTATGAAAGGTTTAATAACCTCAAAATCTTTAAGTAAACAAGAAATTGAAGCTGAAATAGCAAAACTAAGAATAAAGTCAAGTACTGATTTAGTAGCAGAAGTTACAACCAAGACTAAATATAAAATGGGTAGTGGTGACAAAAAAGTAGTAATACTTGATTGTGGCATGAAAAGAAATATAGCACGGTCATTAGTAGAGCGTGGCTGTGAGGTAACAGTGGTTCCTGCTCATACTACTTCCCAAGATATTCTTAATATGAACCCACACGGAATAATACTTAGTAATGGTCCTGGAGATCCAGAAGATGTACCTTACGTTATTAATACAGTAAAAGATCTCCTTGGGAAAAAACCTATATTTGGTATATGTTTAGGTCATCAAGTGTTAGGTTTAGCTTGTGGAGCAAAGACTTATAAATTGAAATTTGGTCATCGAGGCGGTAATCATCCAGTTAAAGATTTTACCAATAACAGAATATATATAACATCTCAAAATCATGGTTATGCTATTATAGATAACTCACTTAACAATACAGATTTAGAAATAACTCATGTAAACCTCACAGATAATACAGTTGAAGGAGTCAGTCATAAAATATACGAAGCTTTTTCAGTGCAATATCATCCTGAGGCAGCACCCGGACCCGAAGACTCAAAATACTTGTTTGATAAATTTGTAGCTATGTTAAAAAAATAG